In the Lates calcarifer isolate ASB-BC8 linkage group LG24, TLL_Latcal_v3, whole genome shotgun sequence genome, one interval contains:
- the pi15a gene encoding peptidase inhibitor 15-A encodes MKPQLFVLDLIFLCISCGASALATTIPTVSTSSPAATNFTNLGAAHSYGTDSTTISKTRRKRYISQNDMLAILDYHNKVRGKVFPPASNMEYMVWDDTLAKTAEDWAHACLWEHGPPHLLRFLGQNLSVRTGRYRSILQLVKPWYDEVKDYSFPYPRDCNPRCPLRCYGPMCTHYTQMVWATSNKVGCAVHTCHNMNVWGAVWKRATYLVCNYSPKGNWIGEAPYKVGVPCSACPPSYGGSCSNNMCFPALKTNYLHWFK; translated from the exons atgaaacCTCAGTTATTTGTTCTAGATCTGATATTTCTGTGCATATCTTGCGGAGCAAGTGCATTGGCAACGACTATTCCTACTGTGTCCACGTCCTCGCCAGCAGCCACCAATTTCACCAATCTTGGTGCAGCGCACAGCTATGGAACAGACTCCACGACTATTTCTAAAACCAGGAGGAAGCGTTATATTAGTCAGAATGACATGCTTGCCATTCTTGATTACCATAATAAAGTGAGAGGGAAAGTGTTCCCCCCAGCATCCAATATGGAATACATG GTGTGGGATGACACTCTAGCTAAGACGGCTGAGGACTGGGCTCATGCCTGCCTGTGGGAGCATGGGCCACCTCACCTCCTCAGGTTCCTGGGTCAAAACCTCTCTGTCAGGACAGGACG CTATCGATCCATTCTTCAGCTGGTGAAGCCATGGTATGATGAGGTCAAAGACTACTCTTTTCCATATCCCCGTGACTGCAACCCTCGATGCCCTCTCAGATGCTATGGACCCATGTGTACCCATTATACACAG aTGGTGTGGGCCACATCCAATAAAGTTGGCTGTGCTGTTCACACATGCCACAATATGAATGTATGGGGTGCAGTATGGAAGCGGGCAACATATTTAGTTTGCAACTATTCACCTAA ggGTAACTGGATCGGAGAGGCGCCCTACAAAGTAGGCGTGCCCTGCTCTGCCTGCCCCCCCAGCTACGGGGGCTCCTGCAGCAACAACATGTGCTTCCCCGCTCTCAAGACGAACTACCTGCACTGGTTCAAATAA